One window of the Branchiostoma lanceolatum isolate klBraLanc5 chromosome 3, klBraLanc5.hap2, whole genome shotgun sequence genome contains the following:
- the LOC136430023 gene encoding olfactomedin-like protein 3A, with amino-acid sequence MAHGVPRALTVVMTFVFLCSAQPTVNFKPPPDDKCVCNVNCGDNSALKSGLDQLRIAVNQLSEKMDRSAEPTQQDEVLQPTTESVSNFTTRPVAMTTTITPSQGPSLACEGPVTSFSGRQTIRDDLGTHGALLRDHSFSPDNADKVWYLPTPSGNTIEEYRTMGDFAAGKVLTTYRLPGSAGSGGMAWWGQGHVVYNNALYFQRFPDCLSYRYDCSNEKAQIVRYDFSLRAFTALQALPTAQLSHWAAGPSYVYLAVDAGSVLAIGVSNDTFQLTKLNANDLSVEEVIDTEFTDTSSNMPPFIACGKFYSTIPYRIFQLGPPSQTNLILDLTTKQKDTSTRACYCLASVGRRYFSINSRENKVYTVESNALVSYDVTFGGSYLSETATCDV; translated from the exons ATGGCGCACGGTGTTCCCCGTGCGTTAACGGTCGTTATGACGTTTGTGTTCCTGTGCTCTGCTCAGCCGACGGtcaactttaaaccaccgccaGACGACAAATGTGTGTGTAATGTCAACTGTGGGGACAACAGCGCACTGAAATCAGGGCTGGATCAGCTGAGAATCGCCGTCAACCAACTTTCAGAGAAAATGGATAGGTCTGCAG AACCCACACAACAGGATGAGGTGCTGCAGCCGACGACAGAGAGTGTCTCAAACTTTACAACTCGACCAGTTGCCATGACGACAACAATAACACCGTCGCAAG GCCCATCCCTGGCCTGTGAGGGTCCGGTAACGTCTTTCTCTGGTAGACAGACGATCAGAGACGACCTCGGCACCCACGGCGCTCTCCTTCGCGATCATTCCTTCTCACCGGACAACGCCGACAAAGTCTGGTACCTTCCGACACCTTCCGGGAACACCATCGAGGAGTACCGCACGATGGGCGACTTTGCTGCGGGGAAGGTCCTGACCACATACCGCCTGCCCGGGTCGGCAGGCAGCGGTGGAATGGCGTGGTGGGGACAGGGCCATGTAGTCTACAACAACGCCCTCTACTTCCAACGATTCCCCGACTGCCTGTCGTATAGATATGACTGTAGCAACGAAAAGGCGCAGATAGTCAGGTACGACTTTAGTCTCAGGGCTTTTACGGCGCTCCAAGCGCTTCCTACCGCTCAGCTGTCTCACTGGGCCGCGGGCCCGTCTTACGTCTACCTCGCCGTCGATGCGGGTAGTGTGTTGGCTATCGGTGTTAGCAATGATACATTCCAGCTGACTAAGCTTAACGCAAACGACCTTAGTGTAGAAGAGGTCATAGATACAGAATTCACAGACACGTCTTCAAACATGCCTCCGTTTATTGCTTGTGGGAAATTTTATAGTACTATACCTTATCGCATTTTTCAACTCGGCCCACCCTCCCAAACCAATCTTATTCTCGATCTAACCACTAAGCAAAAAGACACTTCTACAAGAGCATGCTATTGCTTAGCTAGTGTAGGTCGACGCTATTTCTCGATCAATTCTCGCGAGAACAAAGTGTACACCGTCGAGTCCAAtgctttggtcagctatgacgTAACCTTCGGCGGATCATATTTATCTGAGACCGCTACATGTGATGTTTAA
- the LOC136430025 gene encoding uncharacterized protein — MSYVPPKSQNLSQLRLRYHLTKADPLKKKANMVLLGLLGIFSFTAGSTTASAVPRPDYSQVIAQAACSGVIGAESAYIWAVPRDCSATGDGMTCDQVCQEHQRTLLDQTSSRRPHVFCFDAFQLHFIRTSEMDYTKTYHYQRVQGCSWRANHCGPNYCCCRTPY; from the exons ATGTCATACGTGCCTCCGAAAAGCCAAAATTTGAGTCAACTCCGGTTGAGGTACCATTTGACCAAAGCGGACCCgttgaaaaaaaaggcaaacatGGTACTACTCGGTCTCCTTGGTATCTTCTCGTTCACGGCGGGGTCGACCACCGCTAGCGCCGTGCCGAGGCCGGACTACTCCCAGGTGATCGCCCAGGCGGCGTGCTCGGGAGTGATCGGGGCCGAGTCCGCCTACATCTGGGCGGTGCCGCGGGACTGCTCCGCTACCGGGGACGGGATGACCTGCGACCAGGTCTGTCAGGAACACCAGCGCACCCTGTTGGACCAGACCTCCAGCCGACG CCCACACGTTTTCTGCTTTGACGCCTTCCAACTCCACTTCATCCGGACGTCCGAGATGGACTATACCAAGACGTACCATTACCAGCGTGTGCAGGGGTGTTCGTGGCGGGCCAACCACTGCGGGCCCAACTACTGCTGCTGCCGTACCCCGTATTAG
- the LOC136430026 gene encoding fibropellin-3-like, protein MCNHKAKVSCAPSQGKKICMNNPCLNGGTCSEVLDGYMCTCLPGWQGKDCNEPDHCWSSPCQNGGVCTDDDIGYKCACLPGWQGNACDEPDPCASFPCQNGGLCMVAQNSYTCMCPEGWHGVICQDKEVDACENNPCQNGGNCMKMDSGFICVCPFGWSGKNCELSASCMSNPCLNGGVCGETQDGYICTCQPGWTGDFCQFGCQDPPSLFTCPDTWSLKWLDGTGIRQLTGNTSYCADVFCYPPYFTGFAGAPTYLHDRVELDRVHAFQALRYMTETGQDINSENGLALQHVFFSVLDYAERQNRSGQRVWHLLGPIRMQDGTCCPKYGLGTYYRATEAFHFMGML, encoded by the exons ATGTGCAATCACAAGGCCAAAGTATCCTGTGCACCCAGCCAGGGGAAAAAAATC TGTATGAATAATCCATGTTTGAACGGTGGGACTTGCAGTGAAGTCTTGGATGGCTATATGTGCACCTGTCTACCTGGATGGCAAGGGAAGGACTGTAATG AGCCTGATCACTGTTGGAGTAGTCCATGTCAAAACGGCGGCGTCTGCACCGATGACGACATAGGTTACAAGTGCGCATGTCTGCCTGGCTGGCAGGGAAACGCTTGCGATG AACCAGACCCCTGTGCGAGCTTCCCATGTCAGAACGGCGGCCTCTGCATGGTGGCCCAGAACAGTTACACCTGCATGTGTCCTGAGGGATGGCACGGCGTCATCTGTCAGGATAAGG AAGTAGACGCTTGTGAGAACAACCCCTGTCAGAACGGCGGCAACTGTATGAAGATGGATAGCGGCTTCATCTGCGTCTGTCCCTTCGGCTGGAGCGGGAAGAACTGCGAAC TTTCAGCCAGCTGCATGAGTAATCCATGTCTGAATGGCGGCGTCTGTGGGGAAACGCAAGACGGTTACATCTGTACGTGTCAGCCCGGATGGACAGGCGACTTCTGTCAATTCG GTTGCCAGGACCCGCCGTCCTTATTCACCTGTCCGGACACCTGGTCTCTGAAGTGGCTGGACGGGACCGGGATCAGACAGCTCACCGGAAACACGAGTTACTGCGCCGACGTCTTCTGCTACCCTCCCTACTTCACCGGGTTCGCTGGGGCCCCGACCTACCTGCACG ATCGTGTGGAGCTAGACCGCGTGCACGCGTTCCAGGCCCTGCGGTACATGACTGAGACCGGCCAGGACATCAACTCCGAGAACGGGCTGGCCCTTCAGCACGTCTTCTTCTCCGTGCTGGACTACGCCGAGCGGCAGAACAGGAGCGGCCAGCGGGTCTGGCACCTGCTCGGGCCCATCCGCATGCAGGACGGCACCTGCTGCCCCAAGTACGGCCTCG GCACCTACTACCGTGCCACGGAGGCCTTCCACTTCATGGGGATGCTGTGA
- the LOC136429254 gene encoding neuroglobin-like: MSTDRSAVVSLSEGEKAIIRRTWTVASKDMAGNGANILLKMFEINPDTKKVFAQFRDIPDNQLRSTPRFRAHVTRVMASISTVVSSLDDQEALLDLFKDIGKKHHPPRVPAEYFDVIAGAILCMLQRCLGTDYTAEVDAAWTKLYGSLSRHAKEGLREAAAMKAP; encoded by the exons ATGTCGACTGACCGGAGCGCTGTCGTGTCCCTGTCGGAGGGAGAGAAGGCCATCATCCGCCGGACTTGGACCGTCGCATCGAAGGACATGGCGGGGAACGGAGCCAACATCCTACTGAA GATGTTCGAGATTAATCCGGACACGAAGAAAGTATTCGCCCAATTCCGGGACATTCCGGACAACCAACTCCGGAGCACGCCCCGATTCCGTGCCCATGTGACCCGGGTTATGGCATCCATCAGTACG GTTGTGAGTTCCTTAGACGACCAGGAGGCTTTGCTTGACTTGTTCAAAGACATCGGCAAAAAGCATCATCCTCCAAGGGTGCCCGCCGAGTATTTCGAC GTTATCGCCGGGGCCATCCTGTGCATGCTGCAGCGGTGCCTGGGTACAGACTACACGGCAGAAGTGGACGCAGCGTGGACCAAGCTGTACGGGAGTCTCAGCCGTCATGCCAAGGAAGGTCTGAGGGAGGCCGCCGCCATGAAAGCGCCGTGA